From the genome of Vicia villosa cultivar HV-30 ecotype Madison, WI linkage group LG2, Vvil1.0, whole genome shotgun sequence, one region includes:
- the LOC131652130 gene encoding NEDD8-conjugating enzyme Ubc12 produces MIKLFKVKEKQRELAENTSNGVPVKKQSAGELRLHKDISELNLPKSCTMQFPNGKDDLMNFEVLIRPDDGYYLGGTFLFSFHVSPIYPHEAPKVKCKTKVYHPNIDLEGNVCLNILREDWKPVLNINTVIYGLYHLFTEPNYEDPLNHDAAAVLRDNPKIFESNVRRAMSGGYVGQTFFPRCM; encoded by the exons ATGATTAAACTATTTAAAGTAAAGGAAAAACAAAGAGAACTTGCAGAGAATACCAGTAATGGAGTTCCTGTTAAGAAGCAAAGTGCTGGCGAGCTGCGTCTTCACAAAG ATATCAGTGAGCTGAATCTACCAAAATCTTGCACCATGCAATTCCCCAATGGCAAAGATGACCTCATGAACTTCGAAGTTTTAATTCGACCTGATGATGGATATTACCT AGGCGGCACTTTTTTGTTTTCCTTCCATGTGTCACCCATCTATCCACATGAAGCACCCAAGGTGAAGTGCAAGACAAAG GTCTACCATCCAAATATTGACTTGGAAGGGAATGTGTGTCTCAATATCTTAAGAGAAGACTGGAAACCTGTCCTGAATATAAATACTGTTATCTATGGCCTGTATCATCTCTTTACG GAGCCGAATTACGAGGATCCCCTGAATCATGATGCAGCTGCTGTGTTGAGAGATAACCCAAAGATATTTGAGTCTAATGTGAGGAGGGCAATGTCTGGTGGGTATGTGGGTCAAACCTTTTTCCCCCGCTGTATGTAA
- the LOC131650017 gene encoding uncharacterized protein LOC131650017 gives MANNNIPSPDPFVLEQLIEDSSRELTNRRRQERAFAGQRQQIQHIQHVHDLQQVQNVEQTHPEGQVQNGEDGQTQPQTEPDQLQVVNETDTRDGQPASSFTHTSGRRRSRSPDEEEHINIPEGADPTAILLLKELQKTNRLIRLQGDRIHDLERKRRYRSPQRRRHRSRSYSSSRSPPRRNRKRSPSRSRSPSRRNRRQRSYSRSPSRKNRRPETTEAKSLSPEQEHRGPSKAVQKVREHSPKDNRKISGKARTKSQRGRHSNSPEPSDEEDFRSPLSEQIRRVRLPRGMEKPPALDHYDGTTDPDDHIRSIEAVMDYHVDLFLSHFTVSRRQPKSEANLEAVIQGTNESLRDYLDRFNKEAVQVQTADYMKRYLLERGLLPGSDFKKAIKIEEVHSMNALLRKAQAFIRYEEAEAATTRASRDNDAARSSNHEPSTSRREHERRKDDRSLDIKERRGPSGRFNEYTPLNASRERILAECQNTDFKKSNIRPPKSNPARPGTDKSKSSFW, from the exons ATGGCCAACAACAACATACCTAGTCCTGATCCCTTCGTCCTGGAACAACTGATTGAAGATTCCAGCCGCGAACTGACGAATCGCCGTCGGCAAGAACGTGCTTTTGCCGGACAGAGGCAACAGATTCAGCACATTCAACATGTGCACGACCTTCAACAAGTCCAGAACGTCGAACAAACCCATCCTGAAGGACAAGTTCAAAACGGGGAAGACGGGCAGACCCAGCCCCAGACTGAACCAGACCAGCTCCAAGTGGTGAATGAAACTGATACCCGAGACGGGCAACCCGCTTCCTCGTTCACCCACACCTCTGGCAGACGAAGAAGCCGTAGCCCAGACGAGGAGGAACATATCAACATTCCCGAGGGCGCTGATCCAACCGCCATCCTCCTACTCAAGGAGCTGCAGAAAACCAACCGCCTCATCCGCCTACAGGGCGACCGCATCCACGAcctggaaaggaagcgacgataTCGCTCCCCCCAACGGAGACGCCATCGGTCACGTTCCTATTCCTCTTCGCGGTCTCCTCCGAGGAGAAATCGCAAGCGCAGTCCATCTAGGTCTCGCTCCCCCTCGAGAAGAAACCGGCGCCAGCGGTCTTATTCCCGCTCTCCATCTCGAAAGAATCGGAGACCTGAAACCACTGAAGCCAAGAGTCTCTCACCCGAGCAGGAGCACCGAGGCCCCTCCAAAGCCGTGCAGAAAGTCCGCGAGCATTCTCCAAAAGACAACCGCAAAATCTCGGGCAAAGCACGCACTAAATCCCAGCGGGGCAGACATTCAAACTCCCCTGAGCCTAGCGATGAAGAAGATTTCCGCAGTCCCTTGTCCGAGCAAATCCGGCGTGTTCGTCTCCcccgggggatggaaaaaccaccagcCTTGGACCACTATGACGGGACCACCGACCCCGATGACCACATAAGGAGCATCGAAGCTGTCATGGACTACCATGTG GATCTTTTCCTAAGCCACTTCACCGTGTCTCGTCGGCAACCGAAATCAGAAGCGAATCTTGAGGCAGTAATCCAAGGTACCAACGAATCTTTGAgagactacctcgacaggttcaacaaagaagctgtCCAAGTGCAGACCGcggactacatgaagaggtacctaCTCGAACGAGGGCTCCTCCCCGGGAGCGACTTCAAAAAGGCCATCAAGATTGAGGAAGTCCACTCCATGAATGCCCTCCTTCGTAAGGCTCAGGCCTTCATCAGATATGAGGAAGCAGAAGCTGCTACCACGAGAGCGTCACGGGACAACGACGCCGCTCGCAGTTCAAACCATGAGCCCTCAACTTCGAGGCGCGAGCACGAGAGAAGGAAAGACGACAGGTCTCTCGACATCAAAGAACGCCGGGGACCTTCTGGTCGTTTCAACGAATATACCCCGCTGAACGCCTCACGGGAAAGGATCCTAGCCGAATGCCAAAACACTGACTTCAAAAAGTCGAACATCAGACCCCCGAAGTCAAACCCCGCGAGGCCAGGAACcgacaagtccaa ATCATCCTTCTGGTGA